In Methanothermobacter sp., a genomic segment contains:
- a CDS encoding HIT family protein, with amino-acid sequence MQVCEYCGVDGYYGREIAGTDNWIVYLAPSQRYLATCVVALRRKCRNLSEVTNDEWLDFAVVVRVLESAVGDLFGPDLFNWSCFKNSAFRSENPDPEVHWHFIPRYSRPVKFGGEVFRDPDFGHIPLPIEFRAPDKVMDELELVMKRAVMERLGDAVGKD; translated from the coding sequence GTGCAGGTCTGTGAGTACTGTGGGGTTGACGGTTATTATGGTCGCGAAATTGCCGGGACAGACAACTGGATTGTTTACCTTGCACCGAGCCAGCGCTACCTTGCAACCTGTGTGGTGGCACTTCGGAGGAAATGCAGGAACCTCTCTGAAGTCACCAATGATGAGTGGCTTGACTTTGCAGTTGTGGTGCGGGTACTTGAATCTGCTGTGGGCGACCTTTTTGGACCGGACCTCTTCAACTGGAGCTGCTTTAAAAATTCGGCTTTCAGGTCTGAAAATCCCGACCCCGAGGTTCACTGGCACTTCATCCCCCGCTACAGCAGACCCGTGAAATTTGGGGGCGAGGTCTTCAGGGATCCCGACTTTGGTCACATACCTCTGCCCATTGAGTTCAGGGCACCGGATAAAGTTATGGATGAACTTGAACTGGTCATGAAAAGAGCTGTTATGGAAAGACTGGGTGATGCAGTTGGAAAGGATTGA
- a CDS encoding histidine kinase dimerization/phosphoacceptor domain -containing protein, with protein MSDRDWETLREKIIGLGEKSIRKSYYPRLQESLAELRRFRKLLDYTDDAIFLVKTPGGELTDANRSACTRLGYSTRDITGHRIYDLLPEDMHSLFREILEGNDERITMEGHLIKRNREMIPVEIKVDMVDFDGERYAVLVARDITERLKMEEELRRSLREKEVLLSEIHHRVKNNLQIISSLLSLQSHTIKDPTCKDLLEESQNRIRSMGLIHEQLYRSGNFSSIDFKVYASRLLKNLHRSYSHGKNIEVSFEADDIKLRLETSIPLGLILSELVSNALKHAFRGRDRGKITVRFKRRDSVCILEVKDDGVGFSEEDLRNSKSLGFKLVEILTGQLEGTLTFSGSKGGLFRIEFSEPPYNERISVYTYK; from the coding sequence ATGTCTGATAGGGACTGGGAAACCCTCAGGGAGAAGATAATAGGTTTAGGTGAAAAATCCATAAGGAAGAGCTACTATCCCCGTCTTCAGGAGTCACTCGCCGAACTCAGAAGGTTCAGGAAACTCCTTGACTATACAGATGACGCCATATTCCTTGTTAAAACGCCTGGAGGGGAACTTACAGACGCCAACCGCTCAGCATGCACCAGGCTGGGGTATTCAACCCGTGATATAACCGGGCACAGGATCTATGATCTTCTGCCTGAGGACATGCATTCCCTCTTCAGAGAGATCCTTGAGGGCAACGATGAGAGGATAACAATGGAGGGGCACCTTATAAAAAGGAACCGTGAGATGATACCCGTTGAGATAAAGGTAGATATGGTTGATTTTGATGGTGAAAGGTACGCTGTCCTGGTGGCCAGGGATATAACCGAGAGGCTGAAGATGGAGGAGGAACTCAGGAGGTCCCTGAGGGAGAAGGAGGTACTTCTGAGTGAGATACACCACAGGGTCAAGAATAATCTCCAGATAATTTCAAGTCTTCTTAGCCTTCAGAGCCATACCATTAAAGACCCCACATGCAAAGATCTCCTTGAGGAAAGCCAGAACAGAATAAGGTCCATGGGCCTCATTCATGAGCAACTATACCGTTCAGGTAATTTCAGCTCCATAGACTTCAAAGTGTATGCATCCAGACTTCTAAAGAACCTCCATAGGTCATACTCCCATGGTAAGAATATAGAAGTCTCATTTGAAGCCGACGATATAAAGTTGAGACTTGAGACCTCAATTCCCCTAGGCCTTATACTCAGTGAACTGGTAAGCAATGCACTCAAACACGCCTTCAGAGGAAGAGATAGAGGCAAAATCACAGTGAGATTTAAAAGGAGGGATTCTGTTTGTATTCTTGAAGTTAAGGATGATGGTGTGGGGTTCAGTGAGGAGGATCTCAGGAATAGCAAATCCCTTGGCTTCAAACTTGTTGAAATCCTCACAGGACAGCTTGAGGGAACCCTCACCTTTTCAGGGTCGAAAGGCGGACTTTTTCGGATAGAATTCAGTGAACCTCCATACAACGAGAGGATATCAGTTTATACTTATAAATAA